The genomic segment GCATGGGGCCAGGGTGTTAAGGGGCCAAGTCCTCACCCACTGCAACACCGGGCCCCTCGCCACCGGGGGGTACGGCACTGCCCTCGGGGCCATCGTGGAGGCCCACCGCCGGGGACGGGTCCGCCACGTCTGGGTGGACGAGACCAGGCCCTACCTGCAAGGGGCCCGCCTCACCGCCTACGAGCTGAAGAAGGCCGGGGTCCCCGCCACCCTCATCGCCGACAGCATGGCGGGCTTCCTCATGGGAAAGGGCCAGGTGGACGCGGTGATCGTGGGGGTGGACCGCATGGCCCTGAACGGGGACTTCGCCAACAAGATCGGCACCTACGCCCTGGCGGTCCTCGCGCGCCATCACGGCATTCCCTTTTACGCCGCCCTGCCCCTTGCCTCCGTGGACCCCAGCCTTCCCACCGGGGAAGGCATCCCCCTCGAGGAGAGGCCCCCGGAGGAGGTCCTGGAGCTTAGGGGGGTGCGCCTCGCCCCTCCGGGGTTTCCCGCCTACCACCCGGCCTTCGACCTCACCCCCCACCGCTACCTCACGGGGATCGTTACCGAAAAGGGTGTCCTCTATCCCCCTTTCGACGAGGGGCTCCGGGATGCTCTGGGCCTTGCTTGAGGGGCTTTTGGGCCACCTCTGCCCGGGGTGTGGGGGGAGGCTGGACCGGGACCTCCTCTGCGCCCGTTGCCGGGAGGGCCTCCGGGCCTTCGCCGCGGGGGAGATGGTCTACCTGGGCCTCTACGGCCGGGTGGGGGGGCTGGTGCGGGCCCTCAAGTACCGGCGGCGCTTCGGCCTGGCCCCCCTTCTCGCCCGGCCCCTGGCCCAGGGGGTGCGGGAACGGGGGTGGGTGCTCGCGGGGGTGACGGCCGTCCCCACCCTCCTCCCCCGCCTCCTCCTCCGGGGCTACCACCCGCCGGAGCTTTTGGCCCGAGAGCTGGCCCAGTGCCTCGGGCTTCCCTACCGGAGGGTGCTTTGGCGCCTGCGCTACGCCCCTGGCCAGCCCGCCCGGGGCCGGGGGCGCGCCCGGCTTCCC from the Thermus thermamylovorans genome contains:
- the mtnA gene encoding S-methyl-5-thioribose-1-phosphate isomerase; translated protein: MERVLPFRFAEGEGVFWLLDQRRLPLEEVWVPVRTAREMASAIRGMVVRGAPAIGVSAAYGMVLAHLAGEAPEEADRLLRASRPTAVNLFHALDRMKAHWGDLEGSLKEARALWREVEETEKAISLHGARVLRGQVLTHCNTGPLATGGYGTALGAIVEAHRRGRVRHVWVDETRPYLQGARLTAYELKKAGVPATLIADSMAGFLMGKGQVDAVIVGVDRMALNGDFANKIGTYALAVLARHHGIPFYAALPLASVDPSLPTGEGIPLEERPPEEVLELRGVRLAPPGFPAYHPAFDLTPHRYLTGIVTEKGVLYPPFDEGLRDALGLA
- a CDS encoding ComF family protein, producing MLWALLEGLLGHLCPGCGGRLDRDLLCARCREGLRAFAAGEMVYLGLYGRVGGLVRALKYRRRFGLAPLLARPLAQGVRERGWVLAGVTAVPTLLPRLLLRGYHPPELLARELAQCLGLPYRRVLWRLRYAPGQPARGRGRARLPPDLFAPRVRVAGAWLLVDDVLTSGATFLRAREALLRAGALGVYGAFLAVRDPSALGPYTLSP